From the Halorhabdus utahensis DSM 12940 genome, one window contains:
- a CDS encoding helix-turn-helix domain-containing protein encodes MSTPETPPSDLETVRSRLNVVTQETRFSLLQDVLGHPDGLPTLKELDYVNPGKSRTTIRQHLAELVDAGIVEEVLLPEDQRRNDRPYKFYGLSEEGRAFLEEHKLLRAEDTLREIYDRVEKTDEIERYESAPRPER; translated from the coding sequence ATGAGTACGCCAGAGACGCCGCCGAGCGACCTCGAAACCGTCCGGAGTCGGCTCAACGTCGTCACCCAGGAGACGCGGTTCTCGCTGCTGCAGGACGTCCTGGGCCATCCCGACGGGTTACCGACGCTGAAGGAACTCGATTACGTCAACCCGGGAAAGAGTCGGACTACGATCCGCCAGCACCTCGCGGAACTCGTCGACGCCGGGATCGTCGAGGAAGTGTTGCTTCCCGAGGACCAGCGGCGCAACGACCGCCCCTACAAGTTCTACGGCCTCAGTGAGGAGGGACGGGCGTTCTTGGAGGAGCACAAACTTCTCCGGGCGGAAGACACGCTGCGAGAGATCTACGATCGCGTGGAGAAAACCGACGAGATCGAACGGTACGAGTCCGCACCGCGACCCGAGCGGTGA